In methanogenic archaeon ISO4-H5, the following are encoded in one genomic region:
- a CDS encoding TPR repeat-containing protein, whose amino-acid sequence MADEIEATGYQRDAAAQKKFDAAMKPMDMGDFKKAYSAFKKYVEEFPDDAEGWYCKAECGNYASGMFGAKVKDEEIIEAYTKAMELDDSNAQYFQAYGLFCISIGKYEEAETAYNEAAQIDESLAPSLYSEFAIEYYNHILGSYGEILDDPKARAKYAKKALEYMLKALDMSEDEAKSLLQ is encoded by the coding sequence ATGGCAGACGAGATCGAAGCCACCGGCTATCAGAGGGACGCAGCGGCTCAGAAGAAGTTCGATGCGGCCATGAAACCCATGGACATGGGCGACTTCAAGAAGGCATATTCCGCATTCAAGAAGTACGTCGAGGAATTCCCCGATGATGCTGAGGGCTGGTACTGTAAGGCCGAGTGCGGCAACTATGCATCCGGAATGTTCGGAGCCAAGGTGAAGGATGAGGAAATAATCGAGGCCTACACCAAAGCGATGGAACTCGACGACTCCAACGCACAGTATTTCCAGGCCTACGGTCTGTTCTGCATCTCCATCGGAAAGTACGAGGAGGCCGAGACCGCCTACAACGAGGCAGCCCAGATCGACGAATCCCTGGCACCTTCCCTGTACTCCGAGTTCGCAATCGAGTACTACAATCACATCCTCGGCAGCTACGGCGAGATCCTCGACGATCCCAAAGCCCGTGCAAAATACGCCAAGAAGGCCCTCGAGTACATGCTCAAGGCTCTCGACATGTCCGAGGACGAGGCCAAGAGCCTCCTTCAGTAA
- a CDS encoding Asp-tRNA(Asn)/Glu-tRNA(Gln) amidotransferase subunit C GatC: MDKDIVARVAKAAHIRLTDEELEKYSKDLGDILEYFAILDEAPNHEGNGINPVEVADVLRDDVPEEKFESEKLLADMKTYENYIRGPKLV, from the coding sequence ATGGACAAAGATATTGTGGCGAGAGTCGCGAAAGCCGCTCATATCCGGCTCACCGACGAAGAATTGGAGAAATACAGCAAGGACCTCGGAGACATCCTGGAATACTTCGCAATCCTGGATGAGGCTCCCAACCACGAAGGCAACGGAATCAATCCCGTGGAAGTGGCCGATGTCCTCAGAGACGATGTGCCCGAGGAGAAGTTCGAATCCGAGAAGCTGCTTGCTGACATGAAGACCTACGAGAACTACATCAGGGGGCCCAAGCTGGTATGA
- a CDS encoding Asp-tRNA(Asn)/Glu-tRNA(Gln) amidotransferase subunit A GatA: protein MSDADTLSKLSKLNEKYQMFNDFCRDGELGDAKFLFSAKDNLTSEEYETCAGSRILGGYHPIFDATSIAKLKAAGGKLVGKTNMDEFGFGTFSTNSGFGIPRNPFDLSRSCGGSSGGSACAAAVLDDHISLGVSTGGSICCPASFCGTYGIVPSYGRVSRYGLIDYGNSLDKIGILSVDPKQMTNYLPIIAGKDKEDPTSCVQPELKITHKKMKSVAVPREAVEGIAKDVLEAFNKALEDLKSMGIDVEYVDMPELKYAMPAYYILATSEASTNLARYVGMRYGQQEGDLTLGFDDYFTSFRTEYFGDEAKRRILLGTYTRMEGFRDRYYAKALQVRLVVIDAYKKMFQNHDAVLTPTMPFVSPKFDDISRMTPVESYKADFLTVPANLAGTPHLNCPCGYNADGMPIGMQFVSDHWNEDVLLTMAEEWDKQFEVRKAEVSL from the coding sequence ATGAGCGACGCTGACACCCTTTCGAAACTATCCAAGTTGAACGAGAAATACCAGATGTTCAACGATTTCTGCCGTGACGGAGAGCTCGGGGATGCCAAATTCCTGTTCTCCGCCAAGGACAACCTCACATCCGAGGAGTACGAGACCTGCGCCGGCTCCCGCATCCTCGGCGGATACCATCCGATATTCGATGCGACATCCATCGCCAAGCTGAAAGCAGCCGGAGGAAAACTCGTCGGGAAGACCAACATGGACGAGTTCGGATTCGGTACCTTCTCGACGAACTCCGGATTCGGCATCCCCAGGAACCCCTTCGACCTCTCCAGGTCCTGCGGCGGTTCTTCGGGAGGTTCGGCCTGCGCCGCAGCCGTCCTCGACGACCACATCTCCCTCGGAGTATCCACCGGAGGATCCATCTGCTGCCCCGCCAGTTTCTGCGGAACCTACGGTATCGTTCCCAGCTACGGACGTGTCTCCAGGTACGGACTCATCGACTACGGGAACTCCCTCGACAAGATCGGAATACTGTCAGTGGACCCCAAACAGATGACCAATTACCTCCCCATCATCGCCGGGAAGGATAAGGAGGACCCCACCTCCTGCGTACAGCCCGAGCTCAAGATCACCCACAAAAAGATGAAATCCGTGGCCGTCCCCAGGGAGGCCGTGGAAGGCATCGCCAAGGATGTCCTCGAAGCATTCAACAAAGCCCTCGAGGACCTGAAGAGCATGGGAATCGACGTGGAATACGTAGACATGCCCGAGCTCAAATACGCCATGCCCGCCTACTACATCCTCGCCACCTCCGAGGCCTCCACCAACCTCGCCAGGTACGTCGGTATGAGGTACGGACAGCAGGAGGGCGACCTTACCCTCGGATTCGACGATTACTTCACCTCGTTCAGGACCGAGTACTTCGGCGACGAGGCCAAGAGGAGGATTCTGCTCGGAACCTACACCAGGATGGAAGGATTCAGGGACAGATACTACGCCAAGGCTCTGCAGGTCAGACTGGTCGTCATCGATGCATACAAGAAGATGTTCCAGAACCATGATGCGGTCCTCACCCCCACCATGCCTTTCGTGTCCCCCAAATTCGACGACATCTCCAGGATGACTCCCGTCGAGTCGTACAAGGCGGACTTCCTTACCGTCCCCGCCAACCTGGCGGGAACACCCCATCTCAACTGTCCCTGCGGATACAACGCGGACGGCATGCCCATCGGAATGCAGTTCGTATCCGACCACTGGAACGAGGATGTGCTCCTCACCATGGCGGAGGAATGGGACAAACAGTTCGAGGTCAGGAAAGCGGAGGTGAGCCTGTGA